One stretch of Paenibacillus sp. AN1007 DNA includes these proteins:
- a CDS encoding XRE family transcriptional regulator, with protein MDIGLAIRTIRKQKQITIMQMCEGTGLSKGFISNVENNKTSPSIATLESIADYLDVPLPYLLLTPEQRMNVVRRHERKETTAGSGQIKVQQLTAKGAMRMSIVELPPGASTGISKHAGEESHLVMQGVIQAKQGEDEETLEAGDSFTWNAIVPHEVTNIGDEPAVVLIAVSKELELDHLLNP; from the coding sequence ATGGATATCGGCTTGGCAATTCGAACGATACGAAAACAGAAACAGATTACCATCATGCAGATGTGTGAGGGCACGGGACTGTCCAAAGGTTTCATCAGCAATGTGGAAAATAACAAAACCTCACCCTCCATTGCTACACTGGAAAGCATTGCCGACTATCTGGATGTGCCGCTGCCGTACCTGCTGCTAACACCGGAACAGCGGATGAATGTGGTGCGGAGGCATGAACGCAAGGAAACGACTGCGGGCAGCGGGCAGATCAAAGTACAGCAGTTAACGGCGAAAGGCGCTATGCGCATGTCGATCGTAGAGCTGCCACCAGGGGCTTCTACAGGTATAAGTAAACATGCGGGTGAGGAGAGCCATCTGGTCATGCAGGGGGTGATCCAGGCAAAGCAGGGAGAGGATGAGGAAACGCTGGAAGCGGGAGATTCATTTACGTGGAACGCGATTGTACCGCATGAGGTTACCAATATTGGCGATGAGCCCGCCGTTGTATTGATTGCAGTGTCCAAGGAATTGGAGCTGGATCACCTGCTGAACCCGTAA
- the nrdG gene encoding anaerobic ribonucleoside-triphosphate reductase activating protein, producing MNLFGYIPESVNEGTGLRAVLFISGCRHACPGCFSPDSWSFRAGEPFTEERQQQILQEVTHHPLLDGVTLCGGDPFFSAAGCVRWVRQFRNARPDLTVWAYTGFEYEELVTDPERAALAQLCDVIIDGRYIAAERDVSLPFRGSRNQRLIDVRATQNSGNIVTLQIDAG from the coding sequence ATGAACCTGTTTGGTTACATTCCCGAATCGGTCAATGAAGGAACGGGTCTGCGTGCCGTGCTGTTTATCAGCGGATGCCGTCACGCATGCCCTGGCTGCTTCAGCCCTGATTCATGGAGCTTCAGAGCAGGGGAACCCTTCACCGAAGAGCGGCAGCAGCAGATTTTGCAGGAGGTCACACACCACCCATTGCTGGACGGTGTGACGTTATGCGGAGGTGACCCTTTTTTCTCGGCAGCAGGATGTGTCCGGTGGGTGCGCCAGTTCCGGAATGCACGGCCTGATCTGACGGTGTGGGCCTACACAGGATTTGAATATGAGGAGCTCGTCACCGACCCGGAGAGAGCAGCGCTTGCGCAGCTGTGCGATGTGATTATAGATGGACGTTACATTGCAGCTGAGCGTGATGTATCCCTGCCCTTCCGCGGCAGCCGTAATCAGCGTTTGATTGATGTGCGTGCCACGCAGAATTCGGGAAACATCGTTACCCTGCAGATCGATGCAGGGTAA
- a CDS encoding DUF4097 family beta strand repeat-containing protein has translation MSTKKWIAIAVICIGIGLLGTSIYGVQFGDEREPYAKRWDFNSGELQNIQMNGSFDADIEFIVSPDNDAYIEVDGKWDEHEIKSFEQAKLTDGTFKLTQEKRARFQFLTFHWDEEDSRITVALPEGYRLNDVSLHSSSSDWDVNGLHAQSLEMKNTSGSIRLQEVKVPRIELSLTSGDIAASTINGDMTVEQTSGSFKADQIAGKVTSSIQSGDIRITNLNGDADVEFTSGSIHIEQSQAASVNASGTSGDIYIQAAPDFDGIYDARATSGDVDVPESPMVSKELIKARTTSGSIEITKQP, from the coding sequence ATGAGTACTAAAAAATGGATTGCAATTGCCGTCATCTGTATCGGAATAGGTTTGCTTGGTACATCCATCTACGGCGTTCAGTTTGGAGACGAACGGGAGCCATACGCTAAACGGTGGGACTTCAATTCCGGGGAGCTGCAGAACATCCAGATGAACGGCAGCTTTGATGCTGATATTGAATTCATTGTCAGCCCGGATAACGATGCATATATCGAGGTAGACGGCAAATGGGATGAACATGAGATCAAAAGCTTTGAACAGGCAAAATTGACCGATGGCACATTCAAGCTGACCCAGGAAAAGCGTGCCCGCTTTCAATTTCTTACCTTTCATTGGGACGAAGAGGATTCAAGAATAACCGTAGCTTTACCGGAAGGATATCGTTTAAATGATGTCTCACTGCATTCCTCCTCAAGTGACTGGGATGTAAATGGACTGCACGCTCAATCACTAGAAATGAAAAACACGTCCGGTTCTATCCGTTTGCAGGAAGTCAAAGTTCCTCGAATTGAACTATCACTGACTTCCGGAGACATTGCTGCTTCCACAATCAACGGAGATATGACCGTTGAACAAACCTCAGGAAGCTTTAAAGCAGATCAGATTGCCGGAAAAGTAACAAGCAGCATTCAGTCAGGAGATATCCGGATTACAAATTTAAACGGTGATGCGGACGTCGAGTTCACTTCGGGAAGTATACATATCGAGCAGTCTCAAGCAGCTTCCGTTAACGCTTCGGGGACTTCGGGAGATATCTACATTCAGGCTGCACCTGATTTTGACGGTATCTATGATGCCCGCGCCACTTCAGGTGATGTCGATGTACCTGAATCACCAATGGTGAGCAAGGAACTGATTAAGGCCAGAACAACATCCGGCAGCATTGAGATTACTAAACAGCCATGA
- a CDS encoding DUF1700 domain-containing protein, whose protein sequence is MNRQQFMQAMEKHLRPLDPLERAELLADYDQHFAIGLREGRSEEEISRELGRPEEIAREALGDRYEAHTYSDISGTDPFYAPPFGERQPAVNRNRAARNFFALIGLIFLNLMLMIPIGLSLWSVWLTIAGMSLLTLAPVAAIVDYLFLNHLEKAEIFVSIGLFGIGILFAFASKFVFRAFKTITLQYIRWNAKVMKGDVSS, encoded by the coding sequence ATGAATAGACAACAATTTATGCAGGCGATGGAAAAGCATTTACGTCCGCTGGACCCGTTAGAACGTGCCGAACTGCTTGCGGATTATGACCAGCATTTCGCCATCGGACTGCGTGAAGGCAGATCCGAAGAGGAAATCTCCCGGGAACTGGGTCGTCCGGAGGAGATTGCGCGTGAAGCACTCGGCGATCGGTACGAGGCTCACACATACTCTGATATATCCGGTACGGACCCCTTCTATGCACCTCCATTCGGAGAGAGGCAGCCAGCCGTGAACCGGAATCGGGCTGCACGCAATTTTTTCGCCCTAATCGGCTTGATATTCTTGAATCTGATGCTCATGATTCCCATCGGTCTCAGCCTCTGGTCGGTGTGGCTCACCATTGCAGGCATGTCCCTGCTGACCCTGGCCCCTGTCGCCGCTATTGTAGATTATCTATTTCTGAACCACCTCGAAAAAGCGGAAATTTTCGTGTCCATTGGTTTATTCGGAATTGGCATACTGTTTGCCTTTGCCTCCAAGTTTGTTTTTCGAGCATTTAAAACCATTACGCTTCAATATATTCGTTGGAATGCAAAAGTGATGAAAGGGGATGTTTCTTCATGA
- a CDS encoding 3-ketoacyl-ACP reductase: MELKNKTAIITGAGKGIGRAIAEALAKEGVHLGLIARTASDLQALQESLSQEYGIKVTSAAADISDRTQAEAAVAAIELELGAVDILINNAGIGKFGTLLDMDPEEWERILHVNVMGTYYVTRAVLPSMIKESSGSIINIASTAGERGFATGSAYCASKFALLGMTESLMQEVRKSNIRVTALTPSTVNTELAVNAGLKIGDEDRMMQAEDVAELALATLKLSDRVFVKAAGLWTTNPQ, encoded by the coding sequence ATGGAACTTAAAAATAAAACAGCCATTATTACAGGTGCTGGTAAAGGTATCGGACGTGCCATTGCCGAAGCCCTTGCCAAGGAAGGCGTACATCTCGGACTGATTGCCCGCACGGCTTCTGACCTTCAGGCCCTTCAAGAGTCTTTAAGCCAGGAATATGGTATAAAAGTAACCAGCGCAGCAGCCGACATCTCGGATCGCACTCAAGCTGAAGCTGCAGTCGCAGCGATTGAGCTGGAGCTTGGAGCCGTTGATATCCTGATTAATAATGCAGGGATCGGCAAATTCGGAACACTCCTGGACATGGACCCTGAAGAGTGGGAGCGCATCCTGCATGTCAATGTAATGGGTACATACTACGTGACACGTGCCGTCCTTCCAAGCATGATCAAGGAGAGCAGCGGCAGCATCATCAATATTGCTTCAACAGCAGGCGAGCGCGGATTCGCTACAGGTTCCGCCTACTGTGCTTCCAAGTTTGCACTGCTTGGAATGACAGAATCCCTGATGCAGGAAGTCCGCAAATCCAATATTCGTGTAACTGCATTGACACCAAGCACGGTGAATACCGAACTGGCTGTGAATGCCGGACTCAAGATTGGAGACGAAGATCGCATGATGCAGGCTGAAGATGTGGCTGAGCTTGCGCTGGCAACATTGAAGCTGTCCGATCGTGTATTCGTTAAAGCCGCAGGTCTCTGGACAACCAATCCACAGTAA
- a CDS encoding FAD-dependent oxidoreductase: MSEHEQLKTNLPPIPESLWRAANTFNTYPKLAEDTSADVAIIGAGIAGITTAYLLAQSGLSVVLLEAGKVLDGTTGHTTAKVSAQHGVIFDEIMHHFGQEQAQMYYEGNASAASWMRSLVKEKHINCQWSDEDAYVYIQSEDNIKKLEIELTAYGKLNIPGEWVDPLPIPVPSRAGIRMPGQARFDPLAYLHYLLETAVKQGVRIYEHTTVTDVEEEASLRIRTYGGSFVTAEHIVVASHFPVYDPGFYFTRLHAERSYAVMVEPEKTYAGGMYISDDEPARSLRAVIHNGKEHILFGGENHKTGQGICTFGHYERLEQYAAETFGIRSIPFRWSAQDLISIDKVPYIGPITGRHERIYVATGFAKWGMTTGTMAGHILADRITGRDNPHAAVFDPARFKADPGIKNFIVENVNVAKELISGKVGIVHKNISEIENDEGAVVRHNGKRAGAYKDTSGKLFLVDTTCTHLGCEVEWNKGERSWDCPCHGSRFNYEGRVIEGPAVEDLPILDVQGP; this comes from the coding sequence ATGAGTGAACACGAGCAGTTAAAAACAAATTTGCCGCCGATCCCGGAATCTTTATGGCGAGCCGCGAATACATTCAATACCTATCCGAAGCTGGCAGAGGACACTTCAGCCGACGTAGCCATTATTGGTGCCGGGATCGCAGGCATTACAACGGCCTATCTGCTTGCACAGTCTGGTCTGAGTGTTGTGCTGCTTGAAGCAGGCAAGGTGCTGGATGGTACAACCGGCCATACGACTGCTAAAGTATCTGCACAGCATGGGGTGATCTTTGACGAAATCATGCATCATTTCGGGCAGGAGCAGGCACAGATGTACTATGAAGGGAATGCGAGTGCAGCGAGCTGGATGCGCAGTTTAGTCAAGGAAAAGCACATCAACTGCCAGTGGTCCGATGAGGATGCCTATGTCTATATTCAATCCGAAGACAATATTAAAAAGCTCGAGATTGAGCTGACTGCTTACGGCAAATTGAACATCCCCGGTGAATGGGTAGATCCACTGCCAATCCCTGTCCCATCCAGAGCAGGTATTCGTATGCCCGGGCAAGCACGGTTTGATCCGTTAGCCTACCTTCATTATCTGCTGGAAACAGCCGTGAAGCAGGGTGTGCGCATCTATGAACACACCACGGTAACCGATGTTGAGGAAGAAGCTTCCCTTCGAATACGAACGTATGGCGGTTCATTCGTCACGGCAGAGCATATCGTTGTCGCTTCTCATTTTCCCGTGTATGATCCCGGATTTTACTTCACCCGGCTTCATGCCGAGCGTTCCTATGCGGTGATGGTTGAGCCAGAAAAAACGTATGCCGGCGGCATGTACATCTCGGATGATGAACCGGCCCGTTCACTTCGTGCCGTCATACACAATGGCAAAGAGCATATTCTCTTCGGCGGGGAAAACCATAAAACCGGACAAGGCATATGCACCTTCGGTCACTACGAGCGCCTGGAGCAGTATGCAGCAGAAACGTTTGGCATTCGCAGCATTCCATTTCGCTGGTCTGCCCAAGATCTCATCTCCATCGATAAAGTACCCTACATCGGACCGATCACCGGAAGACATGAACGGATCTATGTTGCCACAGGCTTTGCCAAATGGGGAATGACTACAGGCACGATGGCTGGGCATATACTGGCAGACCGGATTACTGGACGGGATAATCCACATGCCGCTGTTTTTGATCCGGCAAGATTCAAAGCCGACCCGGGCATCAAAAACTTTATTGTGGAAAACGTCAATGTTGCAAAGGAATTAATTTCCGGAAAAGTAGGCATCGTTCACAAAAATATAAGCGAGATTGAGAATGACGAAGGAGCCGTCGTTCGTCATAACGGCAAACGGGCCGGTGCCTACAAGGACACCAGCGGAAAGCTCTTTCTGGTCGATACAACCTGCACCCATCTGGGATGCGAAGTGGAATGGAACAAAGGAGAGCGTTCCTGGGACTGTCCCTGCCATGGCTCCCGTTTCAATTATGAAGGCCGCGTCATAGAAGGACCTGCGGTAGAAGACCTTCCGATCCTGGATGTGCAGGGACCTTAA
- a CDS encoding PadR family transcriptional regulator — protein sequence MNVNIQFKKGVLELCVLVLIHRQDRYGYELAQAVSKHFEVAEGALYPLLRRLVKDGYCTTYLQESSEGPPRKYYRLSDTGREYMEVLTTEWNTFVRSVANLIEEGTEDE from the coding sequence GTGAATGTGAACATCCAGTTCAAAAAAGGGGTACTGGAGCTGTGCGTCCTGGTCTTGATTCATCGTCAGGATCGCTATGGTTACGAACTGGCTCAGGCGGTCTCCAAACATTTTGAAGTGGCTGAAGGTGCGCTGTATCCTTTGCTCCGCCGGCTTGTGAAGGACGGATACTGTACAACTTATCTGCAAGAATCCAGTGAGGGACCTCCCCGTAAATATTACCGCCTGTCCGATACAGGCCGTGAATATATGGAAGTACTAACCACAGAATGGAACACATTTGTACGCAGCGTTGCAAATCTGATAGAGGAAGGAACCGAAGATGAATAG
- a CDS encoding glyoxalase superfamily protein, whose amino-acid sequence MMKRIVPILRIFDELKAKDFYIDYLEFKLDWEHRFEADMPLYMQVSHGDAVIHLSEHHGDCTPGAAVRIETEQLDELHERISLKNYKYARPGIEETPWHSREMTITDPFGNRLIFVETAVES is encoded by the coding sequence ATGATGAAACGGATTGTACCTATTCTGAGGATATTTGATGAACTTAAAGCAAAGGATTTTTATATTGATTATCTGGAATTCAAGCTGGACTGGGAGCATCGATTTGAGGCAGACATGCCCTTATATATGCAGGTGTCCCATGGCGATGCTGTCATTCATCTATCTGAACATCACGGAGATTGTACTCCGGGTGCGGCAGTACGTATTGAGACGGAGCAGTTGGATGAGCTGCATGAGCGGATTTCTCTGAAAAATTACAAATATGCCAGACCCGGTATAGAAGAAACACCTTGGCATTCACGGGAAATGACGATTACTGATCCATTTGGCAACCGGCTTATTTTCGTAGAGACAGCGGTTGAATCTTGA
- a CDS encoding glycoside hydrolase family 3 C-terminal domain-containing protein produces MTTHQTKYPFQDTALPLNDRVKDLVSRLTDEEKIESMLQYQPAVERLGVAAYKHGTEAAHGLAWLGEATSFPQPVGLACTWDTDLMKQIGSVIGDEARVFYKRNPAVNGLTLWAPTVDMERDPRWGRNEEAYGEDPELTAELTTALVKGIQGDHPQYYKAVATLKHFLGNNNEVDRGSGSSSIDPRNMREYYLKAFEKPFKQGGAQSMMTAYNSINGTPALLHPYVNEIVKGEWGMDGFIVSDAGDVMGIKNDHHYYDSHTPGTVESVKAGIDSITDDAELSKQALREGLEQGLLSMEDIDKALFNTFRVRFRLGEFDPEEGNPYAAIGEESMMTEKAKALSLRAAREQMVLLKNDKSILPLDKTQAGKVAVIGQLGGTVYRDWYAGTLPYHVTPLEAIRSKVGSDNVTFQDGDDRITLTSKASGKKLGLVRTENSPVMAVKASEEAETFRVTDWGFGSYTLQAESNGKYLTTDEESVTASANEVYGWFVKEVFHLLPQPDGSVGLTTWNGKVVTVPAEGHDALKVSEELKKFGDAETFQQNVVISGIEEAVTAAKEAETAIVFVGNNPLVNGKEEVDRPGLDLAESQQRLVQAVYEANPNTVVVIVGSYPFTCNWVQENIPAILYTSHAGQELGSAVADVLYGDYAPAGRLNMTWVQSEDQLPDIRDYDIIQSGRTYQYFEGSVLYPFGHGLTYASFKYSNLEVSPLQAGQDDQVTIRVDVTNTGSIDSDEVVQLYVRAGKSRVKRPLKTLKAFRRLHIKAGATVTVHFELPVQELAIWDVTRDRYVVEEGIYSIMAAKSSSDVQLVADLKVVGETIPARNLSVSTRAENYDAYQGVELDECKEGGTAVRVIGERGWIAFKDADLGSGMTVLEARVSAEQEDGVLEVRLGAPDGAIAGRLELARGGAQQWQSVKAELTGAAGLQDVYLVLTAGVRIRHFEIR; encoded by the coding sequence ATGACAACTCATCAAACGAAATACCCGTTTCAAGATACTGCACTTCCGCTTAACGATCGGGTAAAGGACCTCGTATCCCGGTTGACAGATGAAGAAAAAATCGAATCCATGCTCCAGTACCAGCCAGCCGTTGAGCGCTTGGGTGTGGCGGCTTACAAACACGGAACGGAAGCTGCGCACGGACTGGCATGGCTTGGTGAAGCGACATCCTTCCCACAGCCTGTTGGGCTGGCATGTACGTGGGATACAGATTTGATGAAACAAATCGGCTCCGTCATCGGAGATGAAGCACGTGTATTCTATAAGCGTAATCCTGCCGTCAATGGTCTTACCCTGTGGGCACCAACGGTGGATATGGAACGTGATCCGCGCTGGGGTCGGAATGAGGAAGCGTATGGTGAGGACCCGGAGCTGACAGCAGAGCTGACAACCGCATTGGTAAAGGGCATCCAGGGTGATCACCCCCAATACTATAAAGCGGTGGCTACCCTCAAACACTTTCTAGGCAACAACAACGAGGTGGATCGCGGCAGCGGCTCATCCAGTATCGATCCGCGCAATATGCGCGAATATTATTTGAAAGCATTTGAAAAGCCGTTCAAGCAGGGCGGAGCACAGTCAATGATGACTGCGTACAACTCTATCAATGGAACGCCAGCTCTGCTGCATCCCTATGTGAACGAGATTGTCAAAGGTGAATGGGGCATGGATGGTTTTATCGTCAGCGATGCGGGTGACGTGATGGGCATCAAAAATGACCATCACTACTACGATTCCCACACACCAGGTACGGTGGAGTCAGTCAAAGCAGGGATTGACAGCATCACCGATGATGCCGAACTGTCCAAGCAAGCGCTGCGTGAAGGGCTGGAGCAGGGGCTGCTCAGCATGGAGGATATTGATAAAGCCTTGTTCAACACTTTCCGTGTACGTTTCCGTCTCGGTGAGTTTGATCCCGAAGAAGGCAACCCGTATGCTGCAATCGGCGAGGAATCTATGATGACAGAGAAGGCCAAGGCATTGTCTCTTCGGGCGGCGAGAGAACAAATGGTCCTGCTTAAAAATGATAAAAGCATCCTGCCCCTGGACAAAACCCAAGCAGGTAAAGTGGCTGTCATTGGTCAGCTCGGCGGAACAGTCTATCGGGACTGGTATGCAGGAACGCTGCCTTACCATGTGACACCTCTGGAAGCCATTCGCAGCAAAGTAGGCAGCGATAACGTAACCTTCCAGGATGGTGATGACCGCATCACGCTGACTTCTAAAGCAAGCGGTAAGAAGCTGGGACTTGTCCGGACCGAGAACTCACCTGTGATGGCAGTCAAAGCTTCGGAAGAAGCCGAGACGTTCCGAGTGACGGACTGGGGTTTTGGCAGTTACACGCTGCAGGCCGAAAGTAATGGCAAATACCTGACCACGGATGAAGAGTCCGTCACTGCGTCAGCTAATGAGGTGTATGGCTGGTTTGTCAAAGAAGTATTTCACCTGCTTCCGCAGCCTGACGGCAGTGTAGGATTGACAACTTGGAATGGCAAAGTGGTGACCGTGCCGGCTGAAGGGCATGATGCGCTCAAGGTGTCTGAAGAGCTGAAGAAATTTGGTGATGCCGAGACATTTCAGCAAAATGTAGTAATCAGCGGAATAGAAGAAGCCGTTACTGCTGCCAAAGAAGCCGAGACAGCCATTGTATTTGTTGGTAACAACCCACTCGTCAACGGCAAAGAAGAAGTGGATCGTCCGGGTCTGGATCTGGCCGAATCACAGCAGCGGCTGGTGCAGGCCGTATATGAGGCTAACCCGAATACGGTAGTGGTCATCGTGGGAAGTTATCCATTTACCTGTAACTGGGTTCAGGAGAATATTCCAGCGATCCTGTACACGTCACATGCCGGACAGGAACTGGGCAGCGCAGTCGCTGACGTGCTGTACGGGGATTATGCTCCTGCGGGCCGTTTGAACATGACTTGGGTACAATCGGAAGATCAGCTGCCCGATATTCGCGATTACGATATCATTCAATCTGGACGGACGTATCAATATTTTGAAGGCAGTGTGTTATATCCGTTCGGACACGGGCTGACATATGCATCATTTAAATACAGCAATCTGGAGGTTAGTCCTTTACAAGCGGGCCAAGATGACCAAGTGACGATCCGTGTGGATGTGACCAATACCGGCTCAATCGACAGTGACGAGGTGGTGCAGCTGTATGTACGTGCAGGCAAGTCAAGAGTTAAACGTCCGCTCAAAACGCTGAAAGCTTTCCGCCGCCTTCATATTAAAGCAGGAGCGACAGTAACGGTTCATTTTGAGCTGCCTGTTCAGGAACTGGCAATCTGGGATGTCACGCGTGACCGGTACGTAGTGGAGGAAGGCATTTATTCCATCATGGCAGCCAAGTCTTCATCGGATGTGCAGTTAGTTGCAGATCTGAAGGTAGTGGGAGAGACTATTCCTGCACGTAATCTAAGTGTGAGTACACGCGCCGAGAACTATGATGCGTATCAGGGTGTGGAACTGGATGAGTGCAAAGAAGGCGGAACAGCAGTCCGTGTTATCGGAGAGCGGGGGTGGATTGCCTTTAAGGATGCTGATCTTGGAAGCGGGATGACTGTTCTTGAAGCACGCGTATCTGCAGAACAGGAAGATGGTGTGCTGGAAGTGAGATTAGGTGCACCTGATGGCGCAATTGCTGGTCGTTTGGAACTGGCACGGGGCGGTGCGCAGCAGTGGCAGTCGGTTAAAGCTGAACTGACAGGAGCAGCGGGATTGCAGGATGTTTATCTGGTACTGACTGCGGGTGTACGCATTCGTCATTTCGAGATTCGTTAG
- a CDS encoding methyl-accepting chemotaxis protein, with product MLHYFRNRSLVFTSSVLIAFILFALILTMSFINFKQSEQAYYEEINQVGKALSGQLQVNYHQVETAKKQLETSDQPSSPELTSLKEQLDAMTGAASIANAYIFKSDIIERDGKQILTGVQVNQALIDLGMVPGVEYEIPALVQDTYKLVLQQGTAFTEPYTDSAGTWVTYLSTIKDDRGQAAAIFGLDLDAAKVKQDRMWMFLYSLGGGLLAAAVLIVLLIILLRIVLRPLQNLAVVSNLAAEGNLTVSLTVRNNNEIGQSAKAFNHMLAALQQLITGIQSTSSNVTRSASDLQLSAERTTEASQEITESMLQVSSRAERQRQSTYECQESISEMVTGIRRIAESTQTAAALAADTTDRATTGEADITTMVDQMQRIEHNMTGTVTVLHELQQQNSNIGGIMSMIRDIADQTNLLALNASIEAARAGESGRGFAVVAQEIQKLSTRSKESSDQIDQILKGIFNYTERAVGSIEESVNAAKKGAETSEITAGAFRQIVGAIQKVSEQIYEVSAASEQMSASSDQIAAALSQLGTAASDSSDNANKARASSEEQLALMQEVSSLSHELRSLAHELNQVIQRFQV from the coding sequence ATGTTACACTATTTTCGCAATCGAAGTTTAGTTTTTACAAGTTCTGTTCTAATTGCCTTCATCCTGTTTGCTCTGATCCTTACGATGAGTTTTATCAATTTTAAGCAGAGCGAGCAGGCCTACTATGAAGAGATTAACCAGGTCGGTAAGGCCTTGTCCGGCCAGCTCCAAGTTAACTATCACCAAGTAGAGACAGCCAAGAAGCAGCTGGAAACCTCTGATCAACCATCCTCACCTGAACTTACGTCCCTGAAAGAACAGCTGGATGCCATGACGGGTGCTGCATCCATTGCGAACGCTTATATCTTTAAATCGGATATTATTGAACGTGATGGGAAACAGATTTTGACCGGAGTACAGGTCAATCAGGCCCTGATTGATCTGGGTATGGTACCCGGCGTCGAATATGAAATTCCGGCTTTAGTTCAAGATACATATAAACTTGTTCTGCAGCAGGGGACAGCTTTTACTGAACCTTATACTGATAGCGCAGGAACTTGGGTGACCTATCTAAGCACGATTAAGGATGACCGTGGGCAAGCGGCAGCTATATTTGGTCTGGATTTGGACGCCGCCAAAGTAAAGCAGGATCGGATGTGGATGTTTTTATACAGTTTGGGCGGGGGACTGCTGGCAGCAGCGGTGCTGATCGTTCTGCTGATTATTCTGCTGCGTATTGTCCTTCGTCCGTTACAAAATCTGGCGGTTGTATCCAATCTGGCTGCGGAAGGCAATCTGACGGTAAGCCTGACGGTGCGCAATAACAATGAAATCGGACAGTCTGCAAAAGCATTTAATCATATGCTCGCAGCGCTGCAGCAGCTGATTACAGGAATTCAGTCAACCTCCTCAAACGTGACCCGTTCCGCATCTGATCTGCAGTTAAGCGCGGAGCGAACAACGGAAGCTTCACAGGAGATCACCGAATCAATGCTGCAGGTATCCTCCAGGGCAGAACGGCAGCGCCAATCCACATATGAATGCCAGGAATCCATCAGCGAGATGGTGACGGGTATCCGGCGTATTGCTGAATCAACCCAGACAGCAGCCGCATTGGCTGCGGATACGACGGATCGGGCAACCACGGGCGAAGCAGATATTACAACCATGGTCGATCAGATGCAGCGAATTGAACATAACATGACCGGGACGGTTACGGTTCTTCATGAGCTGCAGCAGCAGAATAGTAACATTGGCGGAATCATGTCTATGATTCGGGATATCGCGGATCAAACGAACCTTCTTGCTCTCAATGCTTCTATTGAAGCCGCTAGAGCGGGGGAATCCGGCAGGGGATTTGCTGTAGTGGCTCAGGAGATTCAGAAGCTGTCTACCCGCTCCAAAGAATCCTCCGATCAGATCGACCAAATCCTGAAAGGCATATTTAATTATACAGAGAGGGCCGTAGGCTCCATTGAAGAGTCTGTGAACGCAGCTAAAAAGGGTGCAGAGACGTCTGAAATCACCGCCGGGGCCTTCCGTCAGATCGTTGGAGCGATACAAAAGGTGTCGGAACAGATCTATGAAGTATCTGCCGCCTCAGAGCAGATGTCAGCCAGCAGTGATCAGATTGCTGCCGCTCTGTCTCAGCTCGGTACTGCAGCTTCTGACTCATCTGACAATGCAAACAAAGCTCGTGCTTCTTCTGAAGAGCAGCTGGCCTTAATGCAGGAAGTGTCCAGTCTATCCCATGAGCTGAGAAGCCTGGCTCACGAACTGAATCAAGTTATTCAAAGATTTCAGGTGTAA